The Chthonomonas sp. genome includes a window with the following:
- the infA gene encoding translation initiation factor IF-1 yields the protein MRKYKKPKEQSDKEEGIEMEGVVLENLPNARFRVKVDDGGFELLAHVSGKMRMHWIRILPGDRVKVEVSPYDLTRGRIVYRFK from the coding sequence ATGCGAAAGTACAAGAAACCGAAGGAACAGTCTGACAAGGAAGAAGGGATTGAAATGGAAGGTGTGGTTCTGGAGAACCTGCCCAACGCCCGGTTCCGTGTAAAGGTGGACGACGGTGGATTTGAACTCCTCGCTCACGTGAGCGGCAAGATGCGCATGCACTGGATCCGCATCCTGCCCGGCGACCGAGTGAAAGTCGAAGTTTCACCGTACGACCTGACCCGAGGCCGAATTGTTTATCGATTCAAATAA
- the map gene encoding type I methionyl aminopeptidase, with translation MILLKSAPEIQTMREAGRILARTLRAMNEAIVPGKTTPLDLDGIAYRLITEAGARPSFLGYRNFPNSVCISVNEAVVHGIPNEVPLQEGDIVGLDLGVHLKGFHADSAWTYPVGTIAPEAQRLLNVTHESLNQGIAKVKPGARIGEISAAVQKYVESNGYGIVRELVGHGIGKSLHEEPSVPNFGRPKDGPVMRAGMTFCIEPMVNEGTGRVRELADKWTIVTADGKRSAHFEHTIVVTKDGADILTVE, from the coding sequence TTGATCCTGCTGAAGTCGGCCCCCGAAATCCAAACGATGCGCGAAGCAGGTCGGATTCTCGCCCGCACCCTGCGCGCAATGAACGAAGCGATCGTCCCCGGCAAGACGACGCCCCTGGACCTTGATGGCATCGCGTATCGACTCATCACTGAAGCGGGCGCGCGGCCCAGCTTCCTCGGCTATCGCAACTTTCCCAACTCGGTTTGCATCAGCGTGAACGAAGCGGTGGTACACGGAATCCCCAACGAAGTCCCTCTCCAGGAGGGAGACATCGTTGGATTGGATCTGGGCGTGCACCTGAAGGGGTTCCATGCCGATAGCGCGTGGACCTACCCGGTCGGCACCATCGCGCCCGAGGCCCAGCGGCTGCTGAATGTCACCCACGAATCGCTCAACCAAGGGATCGCCAAGGTGAAGCCCGGAGCCCGCATCGGCGAGATTTCTGCCGCAGTACAGAAGTACGTCGAATCGAACGGCTACGGCATCGTGCGCGAACTGGTCGGGCACGGGATCGGCAAGTCGCTCCACGAAGAGCCCAGCGTCCCGAACTTTGGTCGGCCCAAGGACGGCCCGGTGATGCGCGCAGGAATGACATTCTGCATCGAACCGATGGTGAACGAAGGCACCGGGCGGGTACGAGAGCTCGCCGATAAGTGGACGATCGTCACCGCGGACGGGAAGCGATCTGCGCACTTTGAGCACACCATCGTCGTGACGAAGGACGGCGCGGACATCCTGACCGTTGAGTAG
- a CDS encoding adenylate kinase yields MNLILFGPPGVGKGTQSELLDLRLGIKPISSGVIFRQEIEAETDLGRLAKRYIDQGRLVPDHVTIEMMAKRMRSPDLQRKGFALDGFPRTLPQAEKLDTMLDEMGVEITRVISFEVPDETLVKRLSGRMGCTRCGAIYHRDNKPPKRDWVCDVCNSELFVRSDDQPEAIRSRLQVFHDQTQPIIEYYERTRNVLHIDGRQDPEDVYHQVIGGLGS; encoded by the coding sequence ATGAACCTAATCTTGTTCGGCCCGCCTGGCGTAGGCAAAGGCACGCAATCCGAACTGCTGGACTTGCGACTCGGGATCAAGCCGATTTCGTCTGGCGTCATCTTTCGACAGGAAATTGAAGCGGAAACCGACCTTGGTCGATTGGCAAAGCGCTACATCGACCAGGGGCGCCTCGTCCCAGACCACGTGACCATCGAAATGATGGCCAAGCGCATGCGTAGCCCGGACCTGCAACGGAAGGGGTTTGCCCTGGACGGATTCCCGAGGACGCTTCCACAAGCGGAGAAACTCGACACCATGCTCGACGAGATGGGGGTTGAGATCACCCGTGTGATCAGCTTCGAAGTCCCCGATGAGACTCTCGTGAAGCGGCTCAGCGGACGGATGGGTTGCACTCGTTGCGGTGCGATTTACCATCGCGACAACAAACCGCCCAAGCGGGACTGGGTGTGCGATGTGTGTAACAGCGAATTGTTTGTCCGCAGCGACGACCAGCCCGAAGCGATCAGGTCGCGCCTGCAAGTCTTCCACGATCAAACTCAACCGATCATCGAGTATTACGAGCGGACACGCAATGTGCTGCATATCGACGGTCGGCAGGACCCCGAGGACGTCTATCATCAGGTCATCGGAGGTCTTGGTTCTTGA
- the secY gene encoding preprotein translocase subunit SecY, which produces MSFMGGGDFSGGGDKSLKMSLADTVRLAWADPDLRSRLKFVFFIFAVYALGIHIQVPIPGVDPAQLERLLQSNQFLNLVNAMGGGGLRKISIFALALNPYITASIIMQVLQSAFPAFKQEMKEGGEYARKQMNKRTRMLALLLCGFQGWGLLQLIKQTGSIPASSQTVPMFLMVIAFWTAGSMFLLWLGEQVSERGIGNGVSILIFAGIIISFPYYAGQVAFGVQTGTTSIFQVVLVMLMFALMTWFVVLFTIAQRRIPIQHMRRQMGTKALGGQTSYLPFSLNMVGVIPIIFAVSLVYMPQQFASMIPVGAPMHNFFEGLAKFTTPNLHTWTGVAGVFFYMALIFFFTYFYTAIQFNVEDIADNLKRGGSFIPGIRPGKQTKDFLDSVISRITFIGALFLSIVSVNQYLVPLLINIQQIQLIFGTSLLIMVSVALETMRQIEANLLMKQYGQ; this is translated from the coding sequence ATGAGCTTCATGGGTGGCGGAGATTTTTCGGGCGGAGGCGACAAAAGCCTCAAGATGAGCTTGGCGGATACAGTCCGTCTTGCGTGGGCCGATCCTGATCTTCGCTCCCGGCTCAAGTTCGTGTTCTTCATCTTTGCGGTGTACGCGCTCGGAATCCACATTCAAGTGCCGATTCCGGGCGTGGATCCCGCTCAGTTGGAGCGGTTGCTCCAAAGCAACCAGTTTTTGAATCTGGTCAACGCGATGGGCGGTGGCGGTCTGCGAAAGATTTCGATCTTTGCGCTCGCCTTGAACCCTTACATCACGGCCAGCATCATCATGCAGGTGCTTCAGTCGGCCTTCCCTGCGTTCAAGCAGGAAATGAAGGAAGGCGGCGAGTACGCGCGGAAACAGATGAACAAGCGAACTCGCATGCTCGCGCTGCTTCTGTGTGGATTCCAGGGCTGGGGACTTCTGCAACTCATCAAGCAGACCGGTTCCATCCCTGCCTCTAGCCAAACAGTCCCGATGTTCCTGATGGTCATCGCGTTTTGGACGGCAGGAAGCATGTTCTTGCTATGGCTTGGCGAGCAAGTGAGCGAGCGAGGCATCGGCAATGGCGTCTCGATCCTCATCTTCGCGGGCATTATCATCTCGTTCCCGTACTATGCCGGGCAGGTCGCTTTTGGCGTCCAGACGGGTACGACATCGATTTTCCAAGTCGTGCTGGTTATGCTGATGTTCGCGCTCATGACTTGGTTCGTCGTGCTTTTCACCATCGCACAGCGACGAATCCCGATTCAACACATGCGCCGACAAATGGGCACCAAGGCGTTGGGTGGTCAAACCAGCTACCTGCCGTTCTCGCTCAACATGGTCGGCGTCATTCCGATCATCTTCGCGGTGTCATTGGTTTACATGCCTCAGCAGTTTGCAAGCATGATCCCGGTGGGCGCACCGATGCATAACTTCTTCGAAGGCCTCGCCAAGTTCACGACTCCGAACCTCCACACCTGGACAGGTGTGGCCGGTGTCTTCTTCTACATGGCGCTGATCTTCTTCTTCACATACTTCTACACCGCGATTCAGTTCAACGTGGAGGACATCGCCGACAACTTGAAGCGTGGCGGCTCGTTCATACCGGGCATCCGCCCGGGTAAGCAGACGAAGGACTTCCTGGACTCCGTCATCTCCCGCATCACCTTTATCGGTGCGTTGTTCCTCTCGATCGTCTCGGTGAACCAGTACCTCGTTCCCCTGCTGATCAATATTCAGCAGATTCAGCTGATCTTCGGTACCTCGCTGCTCATCATGGTCAGCGTCGCCCTGGAGACTATGCGTCAGATCGAGGCAAACCTGCTGATGAAGCAGTACGGGCAGTAA
- the rplO gene encoding 50S ribosomal protein L15, protein MALEKLRSPKGSTKRKRRVARGIGSGMGKTATRGTKGQKARRQIKPWFEGGQTPISRRLPVKKGFRNVNHKEYTIVNLDDLEKHFEKGATVTPETLQEKGIIGAIKDGVKILAFGEITKALKVSAHKFSAVAEEKITKAGGGITKL, encoded by the coding sequence ATGGCACTCGAGAAATTGCGATCCCCCAAGGGCAGCACGAAGCGCAAGCGCCGTGTCGCTCGCGGCATCGGCAGCGGCATGGGCAAAACCGCCACCCGCGGTACCAAGGGTCAGAAGGCACGACGCCAAATCAAGCCCTGGTTCGAAGGTGGACAGACCCCCATCTCACGCCGACTTCCGGTCAAGAAGGGTTTCCGAAATGTAAACCACAAGGAATACACCATCGTGAACCTGGACGACCTTGAGAAGCACTTCGAGAAGGGCGCGACGGTCACCCCGGAAACGCTCCAGGAGAAGGGCATCATCGGTGCGATCAAGGACGGCGTCAAGATTTTGGCGTTCGGCGAGATCACCAAGGCGCTTAAGGTAAGCGCACATAAGTTCAGCGCGGTCGCGGAAGAGAAGATTACCAAGGCCGGCGGAGGTATCACGAAACTATGA
- the rpmD gene encoding 50S ribosomal protein L30, with the protein MLRIKLIKSTIGNTPRNRATVAGLGLRKTGSVVEHNDTPEIRGMIHHVKHLLHVEEVEGTVTKSQGPKKGPMAAKSAAAAAPAKAKRTTKKKSEEAE; encoded by the coding sequence ATGCTGCGCATTAAGCTGATCAAGAGCACCATTGGCAACACCCCGCGCAACCGTGCGACGGTGGCTGGCCTCGGCCTGCGAAAGACCGGTTCGGTCGTTGAGCACAACGACACCCCGGAAATTCGCGGCATGATCCACCACGTCAAGCACCTGCTTCACGTCGAAGAAGTCGAAGGTACCGTCACCAAGTCGCAAGGTCCCAAGAAGGGGCCGATGGCGGCGAAGTCGGCGGCGGCCGCAGCTCCGGCGAAGGCAAAGCGCACGACGAAGAAGAAGTCTGAGGAGGCCGAATAA
- the rpsE gene encoding 30S ribosomal protein S5 produces MTGRRESSRNQEGPQLDVRVVRSNKVFKTHKGGKTASWSILVVVGDNKGSVGVGLGKARGIPDAIRKAEEAARKSMFKIPMIGSTIPHEITASHGSAQVMLRPASPGTGVKAGSAVRACLEAAGVHNVLAKSIGSRNSINMAYATIAAFKALQVPEEAAAARGIEAKRLVPWLAKARKEEEDAAH; encoded by the coding sequence ATGACCGGTCGCCGCGAAAGCAGCCGCAACCAAGAAGGCCCGCAGCTTGATGTGCGTGTCGTCCGGTCAAACAAGGTGTTCAAGACCCACAAGGGTGGTAAGACAGCTAGCTGGAGCATCCTCGTCGTCGTAGGCGACAACAAGGGGAGCGTCGGCGTCGGTCTCGGTAAGGCGCGTGGCATCCCGGATGCCATCCGTAAGGCCGAGGAAGCCGCCCGAAAGTCGATGTTCAAGATCCCGATGATCGGATCGACGATCCCGCACGAGATCACCGCGAGCCACGGCTCCGCGCAGGTCATGCTCCGCCCGGCTTCGCCCGGTACCGGGGTCAAGGCAGGCAGCGCCGTTCGAGCTTGCCTCGAAGCGGCGGGTGTGCACAACGTGCTCGCCAAATCGATCGGCAGCCGAAACTCGATCAACATGGCCTATGCCACGATCGCCGCATTCAAGGCACTTCAGGTGCCCGAAGAGGCGGCCGCTGCTCGCGGTATCGAAGCCAAGCGACTCGTGCCCTGGCTCGCCAAGGCCCGCAAGGAGGAAGAGGATGCTGCGCATTAA
- the rplR gene encoding 50S ribosomal protein L18: MAKQTRRELRIVRHARVRKKVLGTAERPRLAVFRSLKHISAQVIDDTTGTTLVAASSLEKDLKTPGNVGGAKKVGETLAARAKAKGIQAVVFDRGGFQYHGRVEELAKGARDGGLEF; this comes from the coding sequence ATGGCAAAGCAAACTCGACGAGAGCTACGCATCGTTCGCCACGCTCGTGTGCGCAAGAAAGTCCTCGGTACCGCCGAGCGCCCGCGACTGGCCGTGTTCCGCAGTCTGAAGCACATCTCTGCTCAGGTCATCGACGACACCACGGGGACGACCCTGGTGGCCGCCAGCAGCCTAGAGAAGGACCTGAAGACCCCCGGCAACGTCGGTGGTGCTAAGAAGGTCGGCGAAACCCTCGCCGCACGTGCGAAGGCAAAGGGCATTCAGGCAGTGGTCTTCGACCGCGGTGGTTTCCAGTACCACGGCCGAGTCGAAGAGCTGGCCAAGGGTGCCCGCGACGGAGGCCTGGAGTTCTAA
- the rplF gene encoding 50S ribosomal protein L6: MSRIGRLPITIPDKVTVDIAADNLVTVKGPKGELKMQIARELNLTQEGNTLTVDRPNNQYRLRGQHGLARTLIQNMVDGVTNGHAKTLVIQGVGYRVQAQGQGLLLNMGYSHPVEIPATPGINFEIVQEEKGRLQMIKVSGIDKAMVGQIAADIRKVRKPDPYKGKGIRYQGEVIKLKAGKRAAAKK, from the coding sequence ATGTCACGAATTGGACGATTACCCATCACCATCCCGGACAAGGTCACCGTAGACATCGCGGCGGACAATCTGGTCACCGTCAAGGGCCCCAAGGGCGAGCTGAAGATGCAGATCGCACGCGAGCTGAACTTGACGCAGGAAGGCAACACGCTCACCGTGGACCGACCCAACAACCAGTACCGCTTGCGCGGACAGCACGGCTTGGCTCGAACGCTCATCCAGAACATGGTCGATGGGGTTACCAACGGCCACGCCAAGACTCTGGTGATTCAGGGCGTCGGCTACCGTGTTCAGGCTCAGGGCCAAGGCCTTCTGCTGAACATGGGCTACTCTCACCCGGTCGAGATCCCGGCTACCCCCGGCATCAACTTCGAGATCGTGCAAGAGGAAAAGGGCCGTCTGCAGATGATCAAAGTTTCTGGCATCGATAAGGCCATGGTTGGCCAAATCGCCGCCGACATCCGTAAGGTGCGCAAGCCCGACCCATACAAGGGTAAGGGTATCCGCTACCAGGGTGAAGTCATCAAGCTCAAGGCCGGTAAGCGAGCGGCCGCGAAGAAGTAA
- the rpsH gene encoding 30S ribosomal protein S8 — protein sequence MHSDPIADLLTRIRNGAMAKLTTVEIPHSKIKLEVVKILEQEGFLKSHEITTESKFPVIKVHIAYDAKRKPIFRKLRRVSTPGLRVYQGSKELKPMRIGLATRVLTTSQGVMTDREARKRGVGGEVLCEIY from the coding sequence ATGCATTCCGATCCTATTGCGGACCTCTTGACCCGTATTCGCAACGGCGCTATGGCCAAGCTGACCACGGTCGAGATACCTCACAGCAAAATCAAACTTGAAGTCGTGAAAATCCTTGAGCAAGAAGGCTTCTTGAAGAGTCACGAGATCACCACCGAGAGCAAGTTCCCGGTGATCAAGGTCCACATCGCGTACGACGCCAAGCGCAAGCCCATTTTCCGAAAGCTTCGCCGCGTCAGCACGCCGGGCCTGCGCGTTTACCAGGGCTCAAAGGAGCTCAAGCCGATGCGAATCGGTTTGGCCACCCGAGTCCTCACGACCAGCCAGGGAGTCATGACCGACCGCGAAGCGCGCAAGCGCGGCGTGGGCGGTGAAGTCCTCTGCGAAATCTACTAA
- the rpsN gene encoding 30S ribosomal protein S14 (located in the peptidyl transferase center and involved in assembly of 30S ribosome subunit; similar to what is observed with proteins L31 and L33, some proteins in this family contain CXXC motifs that are involved in zinc binding; if two copies are present in a genome, then the duplicated copy appears to have lost the zinc-binding motif and is instead regulated by zinc; the proteins in this group appear to contain the zinc-binding motif) encodes MKVIEARRIKNRLFKTRVYNRCVVTGRAKGNIRYFGVCRQVFREMAHRGLLPGITKSSW; translated from the coding sequence ATGAAGGTCATCGAAGCTCGCCGGATCAAGAACCGACTCTTCAAGACGCGCGTGTACAACCGATGCGTGGTTACGGGCCGCGCCAAGGGCAACATCCGCTACTTCGGAGTTTGTCGTCAGGTTTTCCGAGAGATGGCCCACCGAGGCCTTCTACCCGGCATAACCAAGTCGAGCTGGTAA
- a CDS encoding PEP-CTERM sorting domain-containing protein, with translation MKKLLVLLLATSAAAMSNAQLYGVGASTAGYTFYQINTTTGAATGLFNFVVPNSINVAHLTYVPTTNKFLTIAQYSAFSSQLVELDLGASTATLVSTGVPNNSMSTPYFEGIEYMASLGGVAISYGPGGFYTGTIGLLNPVGYGLLNTTSPLLADGDTLFMDGTGALNSLDTNNPTGGFMRNKLGGLFGSPTATGYGANMFSAGDSDLAWKSDEGRLFLTQGFNLAEVNAASTVITPIGFYGTAGLAVPITGIAAKVVPEPATFVALGIGAAAMLLRRKR, from the coding sequence ATGAAGAAATTGCTTGTACTCTTGCTCGCCACTTCAGCCGCTGCGATGTCGAATGCCCAGCTCTACGGTGTTGGGGCATCCACTGCAGGCTACACCTTCTACCAAATCAACACCACGACCGGTGCGGCCACTGGCCTGTTCAACTTCGTGGTACCGAACTCCATAAACGTTGCTCACCTCACTTACGTACCGACGACCAACAAGTTCCTGACCATTGCTCAGTACTCTGCATTCAGCTCGCAGCTCGTTGAGCTTGACTTGGGTGCGTCTACGGCGACTTTGGTCTCGACCGGTGTCCCCAACAACAGCATGAGCACTCCCTACTTTGAGGGCATCGAGTACATGGCCTCGCTCGGTGGCGTGGCGATCTCGTACGGCCCTGGCGGCTTCTATACGGGCACCATCGGTCTGTTGAATCCGGTTGGCTACGGATTGCTCAATACGACGAGCCCCCTCCTTGCCGACGGCGACACCCTGTTTATGGATGGAACCGGCGCGCTGAATTCGCTTGACACGAACAACCCTACCGGCGGATTCATGCGCAACAAGCTCGGTGGCCTCTTCGGGTCGCCCACCGCAACCGGTTATGGCGCGAATATGTTCAGCGCGGGTGACTCCGACCTGGCGTGGAAGTCTGATGAGGGTCGACTGTTCCTCACTCAGGGCTTTAACCTGGCAGAAGTGAACGCCGCTAGCACGGTCATCACTCCGATCGGCTTCTACGGCACTGCTGGTTTGGCCGTTCCGATCACCGGCATCGCCGCAAAGGTGGTTCCAGAGCCCGCGACCTTCGTCGCGCTCGGCATCGGAGCTGCGGCCATGCTGTTGCGACGTAAACGATAA
- a CDS encoding adenosylhomocysteinase, with product MNSTENPIKTDFYVADLGLSEWGAKEMRIAETEMPGLMAIRNEFAASQPLKGARIAGSLHMTIQTAVLIETLRALGADVRWASCNIFSTQDHAAAAIAAGGTPVFAFKGETLDEYWEFTHRILEWSDGGTPNMILDDGGDATMLVLLGSDAEKDIHVLDKPTSEEAEALFASIKRKLAVDPTFYSRTKAAIQGVSEETTTGVHRLYQLQKEGKLPFAAFNVNDSVTKSKFDNLYGCRESLVDGIKRATDVMIAGKIAVVCGYGDVGKGSAQALRALSAQVWVTEIDPICALQAAMEGYRVVTMDQACNEADIFVTATGNYHVITHDHMARMKDQAIVCNIGHFDNEIDVASLEKYQWEEIKPQVDHVIFPDGKRIILLAKGRLVNLGCGTGHPSYVMSSSFTNQVMAQIELWTKRGEYAPGVYVLPKQLDEKVARMQLTKLAATLTTLRPDQADYIGTPVEGPYKPDSYRY from the coding sequence ATGAACAGCACCGAAAACCCGATCAAGACCGATTTTTACGTCGCCGACCTAGGTCTCTCCGAGTGGGGCGCAAAGGAAATGCGCATCGCCGAGACTGAGATGCCCGGCCTCATGGCTATCCGCAATGAGTTTGCCGCGAGCCAGCCGCTAAAGGGCGCGCGCATCGCCGGTTCGCTCCACATGACCATCCAAACCGCTGTTCTCATCGAGACGCTTCGTGCCCTTGGTGCCGACGTTCGGTGGGCCAGCTGCAACATTTTTTCGACGCAAGACCACGCTGCCGCGGCCATCGCAGCGGGTGGTACACCGGTTTTTGCGTTCAAGGGCGAAACGCTCGACGAGTACTGGGAGTTCACCCACCGAATCTTGGAGTGGTCGGACGGCGGCACACCCAACATGATCCTCGACGATGGTGGCGACGCGACGATGTTAGTGCTCCTCGGCAGCGACGCAGAGAAGGACATTCACGTCCTAGACAAGCCGACGAGCGAAGAAGCCGAAGCACTGTTCGCGTCGATCAAGCGAAAGCTGGCCGTCGATCCCACTTTCTACAGCCGCACCAAGGCGGCGATCCAAGGGGTGAGTGAAGAGACGACCACCGGCGTCCACCGCCTCTATCAACTGCAGAAGGAAGGCAAGCTTCCGTTCGCCGCGTTCAACGTGAACGACTCGGTGACCAAGAGCAAGTTTGACAACCTGTACGGTTGCCGCGAATCGCTCGTGGATGGCATCAAACGCGCGACCGACGTGATGATCGCGGGCAAGATCGCCGTCGTGTGCGGCTATGGCGACGTCGGTAAGGGCAGTGCCCAAGCGCTGCGTGCGCTCAGCGCCCAAGTCTGGGTGACCGAGATCGATCCGATCTGTGCCTTGCAGGCGGCGATGGAAGGCTATCGCGTCGTGACCATGGACCAGGCGTGCAACGAAGCCGATATCTTCGTGACCGCGACCGGCAACTACCACGTCATCACCCACGACCATATGGCGCGCATGAAGGATCAGGCGATCGTGTGCAACATCGGCCACTTTGACAACGAAATCGATGTCGCCTCGCTGGAGAAGTACCAGTGGGAAGAGATCAAGCCGCAGGTCGATCACGTGATCTTCCCCGACGGTAAGCGGATCATCCTGCTCGCCAAGGGTCGACTGGTGAACCTCGGCTGTGGTACCGGTCACCCTTCGTACGTCATGAGCTCCAGCTTCACAAACCAGGTGATGGCGCAGATCGAGTTGTGGACCAAGCGCGGTGAGTACGCCCCCGGCGTGTACGTCCTGCCCAAGCAGCTGGACGAGAAGGTCGCACGCATGCAGCTGACCAAGCTCGCCGCGACGCTCACGACCCTTCGCCCCGATCAGGCGGACTATATCGGCACCCCGGTCGAGGGGCCGTACAAGCCCGACTCGTACCGCTACTAA
- a CDS encoding hydroxymethylglutaryl-CoA lyase: MIRIIEVGPRDGLQNEATPISTELKLTFIRGLRDAGLTEIEATSFVSPKWVPQLGDAEVLWPQLPPGGKYSALIPNARGLQRALELGVDRIAVFTAASDAFTQKNINMTVAESLAVFADVIQEFRAAIPGGWVRGYVSTAFECPFAGRIAPSAVVDVSEKLMAMGVDEISIGDTIGVAAPAEVRALNDALLPSIPFDRVAYHFHNTRGTAIANVAQALEMGVRAFDSSAAGLGGCPYAPGASGNVSTEDLVYFLERSGFPTGVDLEKLRQASQPVLAALASSPL, translated from the coding sequence ATGATCCGCATCATCGAAGTCGGCCCGCGAGACGGCTTGCAAAATGAGGCGACCCCGATCTCGACTGAATTAAAACTGACATTTATTCGCGGGTTGCGGGATGCCGGACTGACCGAGATCGAGGCAACGAGTTTTGTGTCGCCCAAGTGGGTCCCTCAGCTCGGCGATGCCGAGGTGCTGTGGCCCCAGCTTCCGCCGGGCGGCAAGTACTCGGCGCTCATCCCAAATGCCAGGGGACTGCAGCGTGCGCTGGAACTCGGAGTCGATCGGATCGCCGTGTTCACCGCCGCCAGCGACGCCTTTACGCAGAAGAACATCAACATGACGGTTGCAGAGTCGCTCGCGGTCTTTGCAGATGTGATCCAGGAGTTTCGGGCGGCGATACCGGGAGGTTGGGTGCGCGGTTATGTCAGCACCGCGTTCGAGTGCCCATTCGCGGGCAGAATTGCACCTTCGGCCGTGGTTGATGTCAGTGAAAAGCTCATGGCAATGGGGGTCGATGAGATCTCCATCGGCGACACCATCGGCGTGGCCGCGCCCGCCGAGGTGCGGGCGCTGAACGATGCGCTCCTTCCCTCGATCCCGTTTGACCGCGTGGCTTATCACTTCCACAACACGCGCGGGACGGCGATCGCGAACGTGGCGCAGGCGCTCGAGATGGGTGTTCGGGCATTTGACAGCAGTGCCGCCGGTTTGGGCGGCTGCCCCTACGCCCCTGGTGCGAGTGGAAACGTGTCCACCGAGGACCTCGTTTACTTTCTCGAACGGTCCGGATTCCCGACCGGGGTCGATCTCGAAAAGTTGCGCCAAGCCAGCCAGCCGGTGCTCGCCGCTTTGGCCTCATCCCCGCTATAA